The following coding sequences are from one Leptospira mayottensis 200901116 window:
- a CDS encoding SiaB family protein kinase, which produces MIENNSLELFKQYRNAYDYQFIVSFKGRLSQEVLTEFGSMIRTSLSTESKIKKIFAVFIELAQNMLHYSAERKVLEDGRESGVGIIMVDEKSIGYNISAGNLVLNEKIESLKNNCEKINSMSRDELKAYYQRQLRSNRPEESKGAGVGLIDIARKSDGPLSYDISPVDDKHSFFTLSVYFTKEN; this is translated from the coding sequence ATGATAGAAAATAATTCCCTAGAATTGTTTAAACAATATAGAAATGCCTATGATTATCAATTCATTGTTTCCTTCAAAGGTCGTTTATCGCAAGAGGTTCTGACGGAATTCGGTTCGATGATCCGAACTTCCTTAAGTACTGAATCGAAAATTAAAAAAATCTTTGCAGTTTTTATTGAACTCGCCCAGAATATGTTACACTATTCCGCGGAAAGAAAAGTCCTCGAAGATGGAAGAGAAAGCGGCGTTGGTATCATTATGGTTGATGAAAAATCGATTGGCTATAATATTTCAGCGGGAAATCTTGTATTAAATGAAAAAATCGAATCACTAAAAAACAATTGCGAAAAAATTAATTCTATGTCAAGGGATGAGTTAAAAGCTTATTACCAACGACAATTGCGCTCAAACAGACCCGAAGAAAGTAAAGGTGCGGGTGTAGGTTTAATCGATATTGCAAGAAAGTCGGACGGACCTCTTTCCTACGATATCTCGCCGGTGGACGACAAACACTCGTTCTTCACACTTTCTGTATATTTTACAAAGGAAAACTAA